TTTCCAATCAAAAGTTTTATGTCTTTACCCACTCCCTCTGCACCTAATGCTGCTTTGGTAAAATCTGTGGACATATTAAAGAAATATACTGTTCCATGTTGCTCAGTGCAAAGAATACTGGCCATTTCAGTATTTGAAACATTTATACAATTTATTGTTACATCTGCTAATTTTCCTTTTGTTGCATCAATAAATTTATCATAAATTTCTAATGGCTTAGCAGCATCTCCCTGTAAGATAATATTTGCTAATTTAAATCTTTTTACATTGTCACAAGATTCTTTAGAATGAGATAGAGATACTAATACTGCTTTATTTCCCACTATCTTCCTTGCTTGTGCTAAACATAGCATTCCAGATTTACCACCTCCACCTAAAACAAAAACTACATCATCCTTTTTTACTAACCTTGCTATTTGAGCTGGTGCTCCACATACATCTAAAACTGCTAAAGATAAAAGTTTAGGTAAATCAATTGGTAATTTAGCATAAATTCCACTTTCAAATAGAATGGCCTTGCCATCAATTTCAACCTGCTCAACATCCAATTTTACTTTTTTTATTCTTTTTATACTTAATGGAGTTAATGTTAGGGAAACTAAAGTTGCTATCTCATCTCCTATATTAATATCTATTTTCCCTCTTAAATCTGGACCAATCTTTTCAACTTTTCCAACTAACATCCCACCAGAATTTGTTACAGGATTATGCATCTTTCCTCTTTTTTTTACTATATCTAAAATTGCAGATGCTATCTTCTCCTCTTCGTATCCATATTCTTTCTTCAAT
This genomic interval from Actinomycetota bacterium contains the following:
- a CDS encoding L-erythro-3,5-diaminohexanoate dehydrogenase — encoded protein: LKKEYGYEEEKIASAILDIVKKRGKMHNPVTNSGGMLVGKVEKIGPDLRGKIDINIGDEIATLVSLTLTPLSIKRIKKVKLDVEQVEIDGKAILFESGIYAKLPIDLPKLLSLAVLDVCGAPAQIARLVKKDDVVFVLGGGGKSGMLCLAQARKIVGNKAVLVSLSHSKESCDNVKRFKLANIILQGDAAKPLEIYDKFIDATKGKLADVTINCINVSNTEMASILCTEQHGTVYFFNMSTDFTKAALGAEGVGKDIKLLIGNGYVKGAPELVLNLLRENDELRKFYIKKYG